The Chloroflexus aggregans DSM 9485 genome segment AGTGCTTTCGGCTTGCGGTCGAGCAAGTGGGCGATACTGAGCATCTCGGCTGCCTCTTTCACCCGCCGGTCGATTTCTGCCTTTGGGACGCGGCGCAGCTTGAGACCAAATGCCATGTTGTCATACACGCTCATGTGTGGGTAGAGAGCGTATGACTGGAATACCATTGCGATGTCGCGATCTTTGGGTGGAATGTCGGTGACATCACGGTCGCCGATGAAGATACGGCCTTCGGTCACCTCTTCCAGGCCGGCCAGACAACGTAACGCTGTAGACTTCCCACAACCCGATGGTCCGACCAGTACGAGAAACTCCCCGTCGGCAATGTCAAGGTCGAGATTCTTGAGGACGGTTACTTCACCGAACCGCTTCCACACGTGATCGTACTTGATTGAGGCCATAACCGCTTACTCCTTGGCAAAACAGACGATGCCCCTAGTGAACCGCGCGTGATGGCGCGGCAGTCGAATGACGGATAACCAACCGTAACGGCAACAACGTTACCGGCGGCGCCGGTCGTTGCTCGATATGGGCAATCAGATAACGAGCGAGTGTCGCACCGAGATCACGACGTGGCGCACGCAGGGTTGTCAACGGTGGGAAGGTATGCGCAGCGAGTGGCAGATCGTCGCAACCGACGACCGATATATCACGACCTACCGTGAGGCCGACATCGCGGATGGCGTGCATTGCCCCAAACGCAAGCATATCACTTGCTGCCAGCACCGCCGTAGGTGGCGTGCGGGCCGCCAATAGCTCTTGCATTGCGACCATGCCATCATCTTCACTGCTACCGGCTTCAATGACCAACGCTGCTTCACGACGTAGACCGGCGGCATGTAACGCAGCGCTATATCCGGCGTAAAACGGTTCGCTGATGCTGAGATACGATGGAGCCGCTAACAGCGCAATCCGCCGATGACCAAGCCGGATCAGATGTTGGGTCGCCTGCTCTGCCCCGGTGCGGAGGTCGCAGCCGACAATCGGACATGTAACGCCGGCTACCGGCGCACCAATGGCGATAGTAGCAACTCGTGCCGCGGTCAGTAACGCCGGCCGATCATCCTCGATCTGTAAATCGAAGAGCACAAGACCGTCAACCCGGCCACTACGCGCGAGGCGCACGGCTAATTCAGTTTCGCTTTCGGTATCGGTGGGGGCAGCCAGCAAGAGGCAATAACCGGCCGTCGTAGCCGCTTCGCTGAGGCCGGCGATGATTTCAGCCGTAGCCGGATCGGCTAACCGCCCGGCAATGCCAGGCGCAACGACGCCAATGGTGCGGGAACGGGTGCGGAGGGAGCGGGCACTATGGTTGGGTTGGTAGCCCAGTTCGGCAATTGCCGCCAGTACGCGCTCGCGGGTGGCTTCACTGACCACACCGGTGCCGTTGAGAACATACGAGACGGTAGCGGTTGATACGTGTGCGCGCCGGGCGACATCTCTGATGGTAGCCACAACGGTTACTCCACACTTCGATAACTTAACCGATTAACCACTTAATCGGTTAAGTAGACTATAGCACGTGGTAACGACCTTTGTCAAGCACACCATCAGCCCAGATCGTCACTCATCACCACAAATACATTGAGCGGGGTCCATGCTCACGTACCCCGCTCGTTCTGCTGCTCCACTTCGCCATCAGATGTCTTATTCCCCGAACCACGCACGGATCAGCCGCCGACACTCATTCGGATGCTCTATCGGTGGCAGATGACCACAGGCCGGGATAAGCTCACGCCTGGCCGTCGCTATGAGTGTCTGTGCCGCTGCCAGCTCTGCCGGCCGTACCGGCCGATCTGCTTCACCGCCGATCAGGAGTGTCGGCGCATTAATGGTCTGCAATCGCCGCTTCAAAAGCGGATCGGCGGCCATTGTCTGCATGGTGATATCCATGCGACCATCGGCACGACCATGGTCGGCCAGGTACGCTTCCCACAACGCCGGATCTGCCGGCGGACCGGCCATGAGCCACGCTGCCATCAGTTGATCGATGGCCGGCATGCCCACAGCCCAACCGGCCCATGTGTTGATCATCGGGCGGGCAAGACCGAGGAAGAGGTCGATCGGTGTACGCACAACAGCCAGGGTGAGGACATCAGGCGTGCCCGGCCGAACTCCAAAACTAACGAGGATCAGCTTGCCGACCCGAGCCGGTTGCGTGGCTGCAACCGTTGCAGCGACTCCTGCCCCAAGCCCGTGCCCCATCAGATCGAAGCGACGTAGCCCCATGGCATTGGCAAAGGCTACCACCTCATCGGCCAGCGTCGCCAGCGTCGGTGCTCCACCACGCGCCGGTGAACCACCACACCCCGGCAGATCGATCGCGTAGCCGGTACGAATGTCGGCTAAACCGATCAGTACGTCACGCCATAACTGACCTGAGGCACCCACACCATGGATTGCGATCAGTGGCACGCCTTCGCCGACCCGACGGTAGTACAGTGGCCCGTTTGCCGTCCGCACGACTGCCGTCTGAACCGTGGCCTGTGTGGTCGACAACCGCAAACCCTGTCCGCGGACAATCTCGTTACTCGCCGGTGACGTTTCACCAACCTCTGCCTGAGACGGTACTGAAAGACGTAATCCTTGCCCGCGTCGGATCGGCCCGTGCATTTCATCTGCCATACCGTTCCTCCAATTCAGTTGCCAGTTCAGCATACGCCTTCGCTCCCGTACTGTTCGGCGCAAAGGTAGCAATCGGTACGCCGGCAGCCGGTGCTTCGGCGAGACGAATGGTAAAGGGTATGACGGTCGTAAAGACGAGATCACCGTACTGCGCCCGTACCTGCTGCTCAACCTGCTGGCTCAGGTTGGTCCGTCGGTCGGCCATCGTGCAAATGATGCCACCCAGCCGAAGCGGTGGATTAATCTCACGTACCAGTTCGATGGTCGCCTCGAGCTGTGGCAGTGCCCGTAGAGCGTAAGCGTGCAGTTGCAACGGTGCCATGACCGACTCGGCAGCGGCTAATGCGTTTAGAGTAAACAAGCCTAAACTGGGCGGTGGATCGAACAGGATATAATCGTACTCGTTTTGCACAGCCCGCAACGCTTTACGCAAGAGTAATTCACGCCCGACCCGTCCTGATAATTCGAGTTCGGCACCGGCCAGATCGAGTGAGGCCGGGATGAGATCAAGGTGATCGGCGATCGAGCGGGTTGCGAAACCGATGCCGTGCTCCGGGTTAAGCAGCACTTCATACACGCTATACGTTACGGTGTTGAGATCGACGCCCAACCCCTGTGTCAGGTTAGCCTGTGGGTCAAGATCGACCAACAACACCCGCCGCTCCCGGTTGGCCAGCATAACGCCGAGATTGAGGGCCGTCGTTGTTTTACCCACACCACCTTTTTGCATTGCCAGGGCGATGGTACGAGCCATACCTGCTCCACCGCTTCACCAAAACGTGCCCGAACATAGTTGATTGTACCGTTAAGAGTAACATCAGGCCATAGTTGACATTCCGTCCGTAACATTCCATAATCGCGTTGAAAACAGATGATTACCTACACGTTACTTCCTGTTACTGTGCCAGGGAACTGCTATGAAAAAACTTGGCGTGATCGACCTCGGTTCGAATACGACGCGGCTCATTGTGATGGCGTATGAGCCGGGATATAGCTTTCGCCTCACCGATGAAGTCAGTGAAACGGTGCGCCTCGCGGAGGGGATTGGGCCGTCTCGTATGCTGCAACCGACACCCATTCGCCGTGCCGTCGAAGCGCTGCATATGTTCTACTCACTCTGTCAGTCGACCGGTGTCGATCAGGTGATCGCCGTCGGAACGAGTGCCATCCGCGAAGCCGCCAATCAAGCTGAGTTTTGGACGGCGTTGCGCGAGGTAACAGCGCTCGACTTACGGATTATCTCGGCAGAAGAGGAGGCATATTTTGGCTATTTGGGTGCGATCAACGCTTTACCCCTTCATACCGGCGCCCTGTTCGATACCGGTGGCGGTTCGACCCAGGTCATGGCGGTGCGCAATCGTGAACTCACCCAGAGTTTTTCTGTGCAAGCCGGTGTCGTCCGCTTTACCGAGCAGTACGTGCAGAGTGATCCGGTCAGCCGCGCCGATCTCCGCCGGTTGCGTGAGGCCGCGCACACAGCATTTGCCCCGATCGATTGGATCGCCGACCTCAGCGACGGTAAATTGGGCGGGATTGGAGGCACCGTGCGTCAACTGGCCCGGATTGATCAAAAAATGCGCCATTACCCACTTGAACGGGTGCATGGCTATGTCCTCTCCCGTGAGGCGATCGAACGCATCATTGAAGAATTGGCCCGTCGCTCGCGCCGCGATCGTTTGCAGATCCCGGGAATGAAAGAGGAGCGGGTAGATATTACCTTGGCCGGTGCCGTGATTATTGCCACATTGATGGATCGCGGAGGATTTTCTAGCCTGCTGGTGAGCGGACAAGGTGTGCGCGAAGGTATTTTCTATCAGCACTTCCTCGCCGATCAACCGCAACCCTTGATCGCCGATCCACGACGTTTCAGCGTGCTCAATCTCGCTC includes the following:
- a CDS encoding alpha/beta fold hydrolase — its product is MADEMHGPIRRGQGLRLSVPSQAEVGETSPASNEIVRGQGLRLSTTQATVQTAVVRTANGPLYYRRVGEGVPLIAIHGVGASGQLWRDVLIGLADIRTGYAIDLPGCGGSPARGGAPTLATLADEVVAFANAMGLRRFDLMGHGLGAGVAATVAATQPARVGKLILVSFGVRPGTPDVLTLAVVRTPIDLFLGLARPMINTWAGWAVGMPAIDQLMAAWLMAGPPADPALWEAYLADHGRADGRMDITMQTMAADPLLKRRLQTINAPTLLIGGEADRPVRPAELAAAQTLIATARRELIPACGHLPPIEHPNECRRLIRAWFGE
- a CDS encoding ParA family protein, producing the protein MARTIALAMQKGGVGKTTTALNLGVMLANRERRVLLVDLDPQANLTQGLGVDLNTVTYSVYEVLLNPEHGIGFATRSIADHLDLIPASLDLAGAELELSGRVGRELLLRKALRAVQNEYDYILFDPPPSLGLFTLNALAAAESVMAPLQLHAYALRALPQLEATIELVREINPPLRLGGIICTMADRRTNLSQQVEQQVRAQYGDLVFTTVIPFTIRLAEAPAAGVPIATFAPNSTGAKAYAELATELEERYGR
- a CDS encoding Ppx/GppA phosphatase family protein, with the translated sequence MKKLGVIDLGSNTTRLIVMAYEPGYSFRLTDEVSETVRLAEGIGPSRMLQPTPIRRAVEALHMFYSLCQSTGVDQVIAVGTSAIREAANQAEFWTALREVTALDLRIISAEEEAYFGYLGAINALPLHTGALFDTGGGSTQVMAVRNRELTQSFSVQAGVVRFTEQYVQSDPVSRADLRRLREAAHTAFAPIDWIADLSDGKLGGIGGTVRQLARIDQKMRHYPLERVHGYVLSREAIERIIEELARRSRRDRLQIPGMKEERVDITLAGAVIIATLMDRGGFSSLLVSGQGVREGIFYQHFLADQPQPLIADPRRFSVLNLAHLTHYEPQHCERVAHLSLSLFDQLAPLHGYGAWERELLGYAAILHDIGISVGYYDHHKHGEYLIHNATLLGFSHREIVIIASLVRNHRKGWGELAPYAPILTPDDETRIARLSAMLRLSEYLERSKSQIVRDVRVQLGEEIVIDILADGDAHVEIWEASRRSGLLRRSFGRDVQIRAA
- a CDS encoding LacI family DNA-binding transcriptional regulator, translated to MATIRDVARRAHVSTATVSYVLNGTGVVSEATRERVLAAIAELGYQPNHSARSLRTRSRTIGVVAPGIAGRLADPATAEIIAGLSEAATTAGYCLLLAAPTDTESETELAVRLARSGRVDGLVLFDLQIEDDRPALLTAARVATIAIGAPVAGVTCPIVGCDLRTGAEQATQHLIRLGHRRIALLAAPSYLSISEPFYAGYSAALHAAGLRREAALVIEAGSSEDDGMVAMQELLAARTPPTAVLAASDMLAFGAMHAIRDVGLTVGRDISVVGCDDLPLAAHTFPPLTTLRAPRRDLGATLARYLIAHIEQRPAPPVTLLPLRLVIRHSTAAPSRAVH